In the genome of Pseudorca crassidens isolate mPseCra1 chromosome 12, mPseCra1.hap1, whole genome shotgun sequence, one region contains:
- the SART3 gene encoding squamous cell carcinoma antigen recognized by T-cells 3 isoform X2: MATAAAASASEAEAEPKAGPKAEGEEAEAKEARTRRKVLSRAVAAATYKTVGPEWDQQEEGVSESDGDEEYAMASSAESSPGEYEWEYDEEEKNQLEIERLEEQLSINVYDYNCHVDLIRLLRLEGELTKVRMARQKMSEIFPLTEELWLEWLHDEISMALDGLDREHVYDLFEKAVKDYICPNIWLEYGQYSVGGIGQKGGLEKVRSVFERALSSVGLHMTKGLAIWEAYREFESAIVEAARPIAGFLSPFDREQTFDSQLEKVHSLFRRQLAIPLYDMEATFAEYEEWSEDPIPESVIQNYNKALQQLEKYKPYEETLLQAEAPRLAEYQAYIDFEMKIGDPARIQLIFERALVENCLVPDLWIRYSQYLDRQLKVKDLVLSVHSRAVRNCPWTVALWSRYLLAMERHGVDHRVISVTFEKALSAGFIQATDYVEIWQAYLDYLRRRVDFKQDSSKELEELRSAFARALEYLKQEVEERFSESGDPSCLIMQNWARIEARLCNNMQKARELWDSIMTKGNAKYANMWLEYYNLERAHGDTQHCRKALHRAVQCTSDYPEHVCEVLLTMERTEGTLEDWDIAVQKTETRLARVNEQRIKAAEKEAALAQQEEEKVEQRKRARAEKKALKKKKKTRGSDKSKADEDDEKEWGDDEEEQPSKRRRVENSVPPTGEAELGPEADPGLSGSSAPAAAEPPSEQKEQRAAARRRDVPRVLHDSSKDGVTVFVSNLPYGLQEPAATLRPLFEACGDVVEVRPIYSNRGDFRGYCYVEFKEEAVALRALELDRQTVEGRPMFVSPCVDKSKNPDFKVFRYSTALEKHKLFVSGLPFSCTKEELEEICKAHGTVKDIRLVTNRAGKPKGLAYVEYENESQASQAVLKMDGMTIKENVIKVAISNPPQRKAPEKPEARKAPGGAMVPRQIYGARGKGRTQLSLLPRALQRPSATAAQAENGPAPPPAATEVPKMSNADFAKLLLRK; the protein is encoded by the exons ATGGCGACGGCGGCAGCAGCATCGGCTTCGGAAGCGGAGGCTGAGCCCAAGGCCGGGCCCAAGGCCGAGGGGGAGGAGGCTGAAGCTAAGGAGGCTAGGACGAGGAGGAAGGTGTTATCGCGGGCCGTGGCCGCCGCGACGTACAAGACTGTGGGGCCGGAGTGGGACCAGCAGGAGGAAGGCGTGAGTGAGAGCGATGGAGATGAGGAGTACGCCATGGCTTCCTCGGCCGAGAGCTCCCCGGGGGAGTACGAGTGGGAGTACGACGAAGAGGAGAAGAACCAGCTGGAGATCGAGCGGCTGGAGGAGCAG CTGTCTATCAACGTCTATGACTACAACTGCCACGTGGACCTGATCCGGCTGCTTCGGTTGGAAGGGGAGCTTACCAAAGTGAGGATGGCCCGCCAGAAGATGAGCGAGATCTTTCCTTTGACCGAAG AGCTCTGGCTGGAGTGGCTGCATGACGAGATCAGCATGGCCCTGGACGGCCTGGACAGAGAGCACGTGTATGACCTCTTCGAGAAAGCAGTGAAGGATTACATCT GTCCTAACATTTGGCTAGAGTACGGCCAGTACTCAGTCGGCGGGATTGGTCAGAAAGGTGGCCTTGAGAAAGTCCGCTCTGTGTTTGAAAGGGCCCTCTCGTCCGTCGGGTTACACATGACCAAGGGACTCGCCATCTGGGAGGCTTATCGGGAGTTTGAAAGTGCCATCGTGGAAGCTGCGCGG CCCATAGCTGGCTTCCTTTCCCCTTTTGACCGGGAACAAACCTTTGATTCACAGCTGGAGAAAGTCCACAGTCTCTTCCGGCGACAGTTGGCGATCCCACTCTACG ATATGGAGGCAACGTTTGCAGAGTATGAAGAATGGTCAGAAGACCCCATACCAGAGTCAGTAATTCAGAACTATAACAAAGCACTACAGCAGTTGGAGAAATATAAACCCTATGAAGAAACACTG TTGCAAGCCGAAGCACCCAGGCTGGCTGAATATCAAGCATACATCGATTTTGAGATGAAAATTGGAGACCCCGCCCGCATTCAGCTGATCTTTGAGCGCGCTCTGGTCGAGAACTGCCTTGTCCCAGACTTATGGATTCGTTACAGTCAGTACCTA GATCGGCAGCTGAAAGTAAAGGATTTGGTTTTATCTGTACACAGTCGCGCTGTTAGAAACTGCCCGTGGACAGTTGCCCTGTGGAGTCGGTACCTCTTGGCCATGGAAAGACATGGAGTTGATCATCGAGTGATTTCGG TGACCTTCGAGAAAGCTCTGAGTGCTGGCTTCATCCAGGCCACTGATTATGTGGAGATTTGGCAGGCGTACCTTGATTACCTGAGGAGAAGGGTCGATTTCAAACAAG ACTCCAGTAAAGAGCTGGAGGAGCTGCGGTCTGCGTTCGCCCGCGCCTTGGAGTACCTGAAGCAGGAGGTGGAGGAGC GTTTCAGTGAGAGTGGAGATCCAAGCTGCCTGATCATGCAGAACTGGGCTCGGATTGAG GCTCGACTGTGCAATAACATGCAGAAAGCCCGGGAGCTCTGGGACAGCATCATGACCAAAGGGAACGCCAAGTATGCCAACATGTGGCTTGAGTATTACAACCTGGAAAG GGCCCACGGTGACACTCAGCACTGCAGGAAGGCTCTGCACCGGGCCGTCCAGTGCACCAGCGACTACCCAGAACACGTCTGTGAGGTGTTGCTCACCATGGAGAGGACAGAAG GTACTTTAGAAGATTGGGATATAGCTGTTCAGAAAACCGAAACTCGACTGGCTCGCGTTAATGAGCAGAGAATTAAG GCTGCAGAGAAGGAAGCAGCCCTCGCCcagcaagaggaagaaaaggttGAACAACGGAAGAGGGCCCGGGCAGAGAAGAAAGcgttgaaaaagaagaagaagaccaGAGGCTCGGACAAGAGCAAAGCTGATGAGGATGATGAAAAAGAGTGGGGCGACGATGAGGAAG AGCAGCCTTCCAAGCGCAGGAGGGTGGAGAACAGCGTTCCTCCCACTGGGGAAGCTGAGCTGGGCCCAGAAGCCGACCCGGGCCTCTCTGGGAGCAGCGCCCCTGCGGCCGCAGAGCCTCCCTCTGAGCAGAAGGAGCAGCGGGCGGCCGCCCGAAGGAGGGATGTGCCCAGGGTGCTGCACGACAGCAGCAAGGACGGCGTCACCGTGTTCGTCAGCAACCTGCCCTATGGCCTGCAGGAGCCTGCCGCCACGCTCCGGCCGCTCTTCGAGGCCTGCGGGGATGTGGTCGAGGTCCGCCCCATCTATAGCAACCGTGGCGACTTCCGGGGCTACTGCTACGTCGAGTTTAAAGAGGAGGCGGTGGCCCTGCGGGCCCTGGAGCTGGATCGGCAGACCGTTGAGGGGCGGCCAATGTTTGTCTCCCCCTGTGTGGACAAGAGCAAAAACCCAGACTTCAAG GTGTTCAGGTACAGCACTGCCCTGGAGAAACACAAGCTGTTCGTCTCGGGCCTGCCATTCTCTTGCACGAAAGAGGAACTAGAAGAGATCTGCAAGGCCCACGGCACTGTGAAGGACATCCGGCTGGTCACCAACCGGGCCGGCAAACCCAAG GGCCTGGCCTACGTGGAGTACGAAAACGAATCCCAGGCGTCTCAGGCCGTCCTGAAGATGGATGGCATGACTATCAAAGAGAACGTCATCAAAGTGGCTATCAGCAACCCGCCTCAGAGGAAGGCTCCGGAGAAGCCAGAGGCAAGGAAAGCCCCGGGGGGCGCCATGGTGCCGCGGCAGATCTACGGAGC gcgggggaaggggaggacCCAGCTCTCTCTGCTGCCCCGCGCCCTGCAACGCCCAAGCGCCACCGCAGCCCAGGCTGAAAACGGCCCTGCCCCACCGCCGGCGGCCACCGAGGTACCCAAGATGTCCAATGCCGACTTTGCCAAGTTGCTTCTGAGAAAGTGA
- the SART3 gene encoding squamous cell carcinoma antigen recognized by T-cells 3 isoform X6 codes for MQAAALGSSGKRAAGRGTSQCKGPAVGMSLLSINVYDYNCHVDLIRLLRLEGELTKVRMARQKMSEIFPLTEELWLEWLHDEISMALDGLDREHVYDLFEKAVKDYICPNIWLEYGQYSVGGIGQKGGLEKVRSVFERALSSVGLHMTKGLAIWEAYREFESAIVEAARPIAGFLSPFDREQTFDSQLEKVHSLFRRQLAIPLYDMEATFAEYEEWSEDPIPESVIQNYNKALQQLEKYKPYEETLLQAEAPRLAEYQAYIDFEMKIGDPARIQLIFERALVENCLVPDLWIRYSQYLDRQLKVKDLVLSVHSRAVRNCPWTVALWSRYLLAMERHGVDHRVISVTFEKALSAGFIQATDYVEIWQAYLDYLRRRVDFKQDSSKELEELRSAFARALEYLKQEVEERFSESGDPSCLIMQNWARIEARLCNNMQKARELWDSIMTKGNAKYANMWLEYYNLERAHGDTQHCRKALHRAVQCTSDYPEHVCEVLLTMERTEGGDLGALPLAWGTLEDWDIAVQKTETRLARVNEQRIKAAEKEAALAQQEEEKVEQRKRARAEKKALKKKKKTRGSDKSKADEDDEKEWGDDEEEQPSKRRRVENSVPPTGEAELGPEADPGLSGSSAPAAAEPPSEQKEQRAAARRRDVPRVLHDSSKDGVTVFVSNLPYGLQEPAATLRPLFEACGDVVEVRPIYSNRGDFRGYCYVEFKEEAVALRALELDRQTVEGRPMFVSPCVDKSKNPDFKVFRYSTALEKHKLFVSGLPFSCTKEELEEICKAHGTVKDIRLVTNRAGKPKGLAYVEYENESQASQAVLKMDGMTIKENVIKVAISNPPQRKAPEKPEARKAPGGAMVPRQIYGARGKGRTQLSLLPRALQRPSATAAQAENGPAPPPAATEVPKMSNADFAKLLLRK; via the exons CTGTCTATCAACGTCTATGACTACAACTGCCACGTGGACCTGATCCGGCTGCTTCGGTTGGAAGGGGAGCTTACCAAAGTGAGGATGGCCCGCCAGAAGATGAGCGAGATCTTTCCTTTGACCGAAG AGCTCTGGCTGGAGTGGCTGCATGACGAGATCAGCATGGCCCTGGACGGCCTGGACAGAGAGCACGTGTATGACCTCTTCGAGAAAGCAGTGAAGGATTACATCT GTCCTAACATTTGGCTAGAGTACGGCCAGTACTCAGTCGGCGGGATTGGTCAGAAAGGTGGCCTTGAGAAAGTCCGCTCTGTGTTTGAAAGGGCCCTCTCGTCCGTCGGGTTACACATGACCAAGGGACTCGCCATCTGGGAGGCTTATCGGGAGTTTGAAAGTGCCATCGTGGAAGCTGCGCGG CCCATAGCTGGCTTCCTTTCCCCTTTTGACCGGGAACAAACCTTTGATTCACAGCTGGAGAAAGTCCACAGTCTCTTCCGGCGACAGTTGGCGATCCCACTCTACG ATATGGAGGCAACGTTTGCAGAGTATGAAGAATGGTCAGAAGACCCCATACCAGAGTCAGTAATTCAGAACTATAACAAAGCACTACAGCAGTTGGAGAAATATAAACCCTATGAAGAAACACTG TTGCAAGCCGAAGCACCCAGGCTGGCTGAATATCAAGCATACATCGATTTTGAGATGAAAATTGGAGACCCCGCCCGCATTCAGCTGATCTTTGAGCGCGCTCTGGTCGAGAACTGCCTTGTCCCAGACTTATGGATTCGTTACAGTCAGTACCTA GATCGGCAGCTGAAAGTAAAGGATTTGGTTTTATCTGTACACAGTCGCGCTGTTAGAAACTGCCCGTGGACAGTTGCCCTGTGGAGTCGGTACCTCTTGGCCATGGAAAGACATGGAGTTGATCATCGAGTGATTTCGG TGACCTTCGAGAAAGCTCTGAGTGCTGGCTTCATCCAGGCCACTGATTATGTGGAGATTTGGCAGGCGTACCTTGATTACCTGAGGAGAAGGGTCGATTTCAAACAAG ACTCCAGTAAAGAGCTGGAGGAGCTGCGGTCTGCGTTCGCCCGCGCCTTGGAGTACCTGAAGCAGGAGGTGGAGGAGC GTTTCAGTGAGAGTGGAGATCCAAGCTGCCTGATCATGCAGAACTGGGCTCGGATTGAG GCTCGACTGTGCAATAACATGCAGAAAGCCCGGGAGCTCTGGGACAGCATCATGACCAAAGGGAACGCCAAGTATGCCAACATGTGGCTTGAGTATTACAACCTGGAAAG GGCCCACGGTGACACTCAGCACTGCAGGAAGGCTCTGCACCGGGCCGTCCAGTGCACCAGCGACTACCCAGAACACGTCTGTGAGGTGTTGCTCACCATGGAGAGGACAGAAGGTGGGGACCTCGGCGCGCTGCCTCTGGCTTGGG GTACTTTAGAAGATTGGGATATAGCTGTTCAGAAAACCGAAACTCGACTGGCTCGCGTTAATGAGCAGAGAATTAAG GCTGCAGAGAAGGAAGCAGCCCTCGCCcagcaagaggaagaaaaggttGAACAACGGAAGAGGGCCCGGGCAGAGAAGAAAGcgttgaaaaagaagaagaagaccaGAGGCTCGGACAAGAGCAAAGCTGATGAGGATGATGAAAAAGAGTGGGGCGACGATGAGGAAG AGCAGCCTTCCAAGCGCAGGAGGGTGGAGAACAGCGTTCCTCCCACTGGGGAAGCTGAGCTGGGCCCAGAAGCCGACCCGGGCCTCTCTGGGAGCAGCGCCCCTGCGGCCGCAGAGCCTCCCTCTGAGCAGAAGGAGCAGCGGGCGGCCGCCCGAAGGAGGGATGTGCCCAGGGTGCTGCACGACAGCAGCAAGGACGGCGTCACCGTGTTCGTCAGCAACCTGCCCTATGGCCTGCAGGAGCCTGCCGCCACGCTCCGGCCGCTCTTCGAGGCCTGCGGGGATGTGGTCGAGGTCCGCCCCATCTATAGCAACCGTGGCGACTTCCGGGGCTACTGCTACGTCGAGTTTAAAGAGGAGGCGGTGGCCCTGCGGGCCCTGGAGCTGGATCGGCAGACCGTTGAGGGGCGGCCAATGTTTGTCTCCCCCTGTGTGGACAAGAGCAAAAACCCAGACTTCAAG GTGTTCAGGTACAGCACTGCCCTGGAGAAACACAAGCTGTTCGTCTCGGGCCTGCCATTCTCTTGCACGAAAGAGGAACTAGAAGAGATCTGCAAGGCCCACGGCACTGTGAAGGACATCCGGCTGGTCACCAACCGGGCCGGCAAACCCAAG GGCCTGGCCTACGTGGAGTACGAAAACGAATCCCAGGCGTCTCAGGCCGTCCTGAAGATGGATGGCATGACTATCAAAGAGAACGTCATCAAAGTGGCTATCAGCAACCCGCCTCAGAGGAAGGCTCCGGAGAAGCCAGAGGCAAGGAAAGCCCCGGGGGGCGCCATGGTGCCGCGGCAGATCTACGGAGC gcgggggaaggggaggacCCAGCTCTCTCTGCTGCCCCGCGCCCTGCAACGCCCAAGCGCCACCGCAGCCCAGGCTGAAAACGGCCCTGCCCCACCGCCGGCGGCCACCGAGGTACCCAAGATGTCCAATGCCGACTTTGCCAAGTTGCTTCTGAGAAAGTGA
- the SART3 gene encoding squamous cell carcinoma antigen recognized by T-cells 3 isoform X1 has protein sequence MATAAAASASEAEAEPKAGPKAEGEEAEAKEARTRRKVLSRAVAAATYKTVGPEWDQQEEGVSESDGDEEYAMASSAESSPGEYEWEYDEEEKNQLEIERLEEQLSINVYDYNCHVDLIRLLRLEGELTKVRMARQKMSEIFPLTEELWLEWLHDEISMALDGLDREHVYDLFEKAVKDYICPNIWLEYGQYSVGGIGQKGGLEKVRSVFERALSSVGLHMTKGLAIWEAYREFESAIVEAARPIAGFLSPFDREQTFDSQLEKVHSLFRRQLAIPLYDMEATFAEYEEWSEDPIPESVIQNYNKALQQLEKYKPYEETLLQAEAPRLAEYQAYIDFEMKIGDPARIQLIFERALVENCLVPDLWIRYSQYLDRQLKVKDLVLSVHSRAVRNCPWTVALWSRYLLAMERHGVDHRVISVTFEKALSAGFIQATDYVEIWQAYLDYLRRRVDFKQDSSKELEELRSAFARALEYLKQEVEERFSESGDPSCLIMQNWARIEARLCNNMQKARELWDSIMTKGNAKYANMWLEYYNLERAHGDTQHCRKALHRAVQCTSDYPEHVCEVLLTMERTEGGDLGALPLAWGTLEDWDIAVQKTETRLARVNEQRIKAAEKEAALAQQEEEKVEQRKRARAEKKALKKKKKTRGSDKSKADEDDEKEWGDDEEEQPSKRRRVENSVPPTGEAELGPEADPGLSGSSAPAAAEPPSEQKEQRAAARRRDVPRVLHDSSKDGVTVFVSNLPYGLQEPAATLRPLFEACGDVVEVRPIYSNRGDFRGYCYVEFKEEAVALRALELDRQTVEGRPMFVSPCVDKSKNPDFKVFRYSTALEKHKLFVSGLPFSCTKEELEEICKAHGTVKDIRLVTNRAGKPKGLAYVEYENESQASQAVLKMDGMTIKENVIKVAISNPPQRKAPEKPEARKAPGGAMVPRQIYGARGKGRTQLSLLPRALQRPSATAAQAENGPAPPPAATEVPKMSNADFAKLLLRK, from the exons ATGGCGACGGCGGCAGCAGCATCGGCTTCGGAAGCGGAGGCTGAGCCCAAGGCCGGGCCCAAGGCCGAGGGGGAGGAGGCTGAAGCTAAGGAGGCTAGGACGAGGAGGAAGGTGTTATCGCGGGCCGTGGCCGCCGCGACGTACAAGACTGTGGGGCCGGAGTGGGACCAGCAGGAGGAAGGCGTGAGTGAGAGCGATGGAGATGAGGAGTACGCCATGGCTTCCTCGGCCGAGAGCTCCCCGGGGGAGTACGAGTGGGAGTACGACGAAGAGGAGAAGAACCAGCTGGAGATCGAGCGGCTGGAGGAGCAG CTGTCTATCAACGTCTATGACTACAACTGCCACGTGGACCTGATCCGGCTGCTTCGGTTGGAAGGGGAGCTTACCAAAGTGAGGATGGCCCGCCAGAAGATGAGCGAGATCTTTCCTTTGACCGAAG AGCTCTGGCTGGAGTGGCTGCATGACGAGATCAGCATGGCCCTGGACGGCCTGGACAGAGAGCACGTGTATGACCTCTTCGAGAAAGCAGTGAAGGATTACATCT GTCCTAACATTTGGCTAGAGTACGGCCAGTACTCAGTCGGCGGGATTGGTCAGAAAGGTGGCCTTGAGAAAGTCCGCTCTGTGTTTGAAAGGGCCCTCTCGTCCGTCGGGTTACACATGACCAAGGGACTCGCCATCTGGGAGGCTTATCGGGAGTTTGAAAGTGCCATCGTGGAAGCTGCGCGG CCCATAGCTGGCTTCCTTTCCCCTTTTGACCGGGAACAAACCTTTGATTCACAGCTGGAGAAAGTCCACAGTCTCTTCCGGCGACAGTTGGCGATCCCACTCTACG ATATGGAGGCAACGTTTGCAGAGTATGAAGAATGGTCAGAAGACCCCATACCAGAGTCAGTAATTCAGAACTATAACAAAGCACTACAGCAGTTGGAGAAATATAAACCCTATGAAGAAACACTG TTGCAAGCCGAAGCACCCAGGCTGGCTGAATATCAAGCATACATCGATTTTGAGATGAAAATTGGAGACCCCGCCCGCATTCAGCTGATCTTTGAGCGCGCTCTGGTCGAGAACTGCCTTGTCCCAGACTTATGGATTCGTTACAGTCAGTACCTA GATCGGCAGCTGAAAGTAAAGGATTTGGTTTTATCTGTACACAGTCGCGCTGTTAGAAACTGCCCGTGGACAGTTGCCCTGTGGAGTCGGTACCTCTTGGCCATGGAAAGACATGGAGTTGATCATCGAGTGATTTCGG TGACCTTCGAGAAAGCTCTGAGTGCTGGCTTCATCCAGGCCACTGATTATGTGGAGATTTGGCAGGCGTACCTTGATTACCTGAGGAGAAGGGTCGATTTCAAACAAG ACTCCAGTAAAGAGCTGGAGGAGCTGCGGTCTGCGTTCGCCCGCGCCTTGGAGTACCTGAAGCAGGAGGTGGAGGAGC GTTTCAGTGAGAGTGGAGATCCAAGCTGCCTGATCATGCAGAACTGGGCTCGGATTGAG GCTCGACTGTGCAATAACATGCAGAAAGCCCGGGAGCTCTGGGACAGCATCATGACCAAAGGGAACGCCAAGTATGCCAACATGTGGCTTGAGTATTACAACCTGGAAAG GGCCCACGGTGACACTCAGCACTGCAGGAAGGCTCTGCACCGGGCCGTCCAGTGCACCAGCGACTACCCAGAACACGTCTGTGAGGTGTTGCTCACCATGGAGAGGACAGAAGGTGGGGACCTCGGCGCGCTGCCTCTGGCTTGGG GTACTTTAGAAGATTGGGATATAGCTGTTCAGAAAACCGAAACTCGACTGGCTCGCGTTAATGAGCAGAGAATTAAG GCTGCAGAGAAGGAAGCAGCCCTCGCCcagcaagaggaagaaaaggttGAACAACGGAAGAGGGCCCGGGCAGAGAAGAAAGcgttgaaaaagaagaagaagaccaGAGGCTCGGACAAGAGCAAAGCTGATGAGGATGATGAAAAAGAGTGGGGCGACGATGAGGAAG AGCAGCCTTCCAAGCGCAGGAGGGTGGAGAACAGCGTTCCTCCCACTGGGGAAGCTGAGCTGGGCCCAGAAGCCGACCCGGGCCTCTCTGGGAGCAGCGCCCCTGCGGCCGCAGAGCCTCCCTCTGAGCAGAAGGAGCAGCGGGCGGCCGCCCGAAGGAGGGATGTGCCCAGGGTGCTGCACGACAGCAGCAAGGACGGCGTCACCGTGTTCGTCAGCAACCTGCCCTATGGCCTGCAGGAGCCTGCCGCCACGCTCCGGCCGCTCTTCGAGGCCTGCGGGGATGTGGTCGAGGTCCGCCCCATCTATAGCAACCGTGGCGACTTCCGGGGCTACTGCTACGTCGAGTTTAAAGAGGAGGCGGTGGCCCTGCGGGCCCTGGAGCTGGATCGGCAGACCGTTGAGGGGCGGCCAATGTTTGTCTCCCCCTGTGTGGACAAGAGCAAAAACCCAGACTTCAAG GTGTTCAGGTACAGCACTGCCCTGGAGAAACACAAGCTGTTCGTCTCGGGCCTGCCATTCTCTTGCACGAAAGAGGAACTAGAAGAGATCTGCAAGGCCCACGGCACTGTGAAGGACATCCGGCTGGTCACCAACCGGGCCGGCAAACCCAAG GGCCTGGCCTACGTGGAGTACGAAAACGAATCCCAGGCGTCTCAGGCCGTCCTGAAGATGGATGGCATGACTATCAAAGAGAACGTCATCAAAGTGGCTATCAGCAACCCGCCTCAGAGGAAGGCTCCGGAGAAGCCAGAGGCAAGGAAAGCCCCGGGGGGCGCCATGGTGCCGCGGCAGATCTACGGAGC gcgggggaaggggaggacCCAGCTCTCTCTGCTGCCCCGCGCCCTGCAACGCCCAAGCGCCACCGCAGCCCAGGCTGAAAACGGCCCTGCCCCACCGCCGGCGGCCACCGAGGTACCCAAGATGTCCAATGCCGACTTTGCCAAGTTGCTTCTGAGAAAGTGA